GCAGGCACCGTCGACGAGCCGTAGCCGTTCGTTTGCCTCCGCTGTTCCTTCCTGCCGATCACAGCCGCCGCGGCCGTCTGCGAGTTGCCGACCGAGTTTGCCGACGGTACCGGACTGTCGCCGGCGCAGCTGCACGAGCTCGAATTGGTGCTGGTATCGCTGTCGCTGTCGCTCTCGCTGTCAATCGTGGAAGCGACACTGCCACGCCGCTGTCCCTTCAGGGCGTCGTTCTCCCGCCTGAGCTGCTCGTTCTGCTGTATAAGATCGTCGATCCGTTGCTGGCAGTGCTTGAGCTTTCTTGCGATCTCAAGCTCGGCACCCTGGGGGTACTTGCCGTTAGTATCCGATACCTCGAGCTCTTCCATCTGGCAGAAATTCTTGCCCCGCAACCGTTTCGTGAGAAGTTCAACCTTGCTCTCGAGCTGAATGTATTCCTGTATGAGCTCGGTCTTCGTCAGACCGCCGAGTCGCTCAGCGTGCAGGTCCTCGTACGCGGTCGAGAACTCCTTTGTGAGGAattcctcctcgtcctcggGCGACGAGTAGAAGTAATCCTCGTCCGAATCTATGCTGAAACTCGAATCCCGCGTCCGCGGCGGCGCGGAGGGTTTCTGAAATACGGTGACCGCCTCGCCGCCGGCACCAGCCGCCAGCTTCTGCTCGAGGTCGGGAAGGTCGCTGTGGTCCTCCATGAGGAACTGGGTCGTGTTGTACGGGGCGGTCGGCTGCCGACCGGTCTTCGCGACCCGCGAGCCGATACCGCGTAGCCTGACCCTCTGACCGTAGGATAGCTGTTGCTTCAAGTACGGCTTCAGCTTCCTGTGCTTCGGTTTGCCCCGTCGAGTTTTTCGCTTCTTCGCCGCCGCGTTATCGATCGCGTCCTGCTCACCGCTGCCGCTTCCGCTTTCAAATTTCCCCCCCGTCTTCCGCGGCTTCTTGTTGACGTTCTCGCCGCGAGATGGCGAGCCCCGGCCACCGGCCAGTTCGTTGAGCGGAGTCGGGTCGAGCCGAGGGGCCGATTTAACAACGCCATTTACGTCACGTATGCCACCGTCGGCCGCTGCGCCGACACCACCGTCACCGTCACCCAGCGATTTGTCCGCGGTTGTTGATAACGGCTGACTGTCGTCCATGTTAGTTATGTTGTGCAGTATCTGTCTGTTCGTAACGGCACGCGCACTCATCACCCCCTCTCAAAAAGCACCCTTTATACCCACTAGGTAACTAACCTCTCCACCGATTGGAACACGACTTGTACGCTCCCACTATAAACAGCGACTGAATcgccatttttaattcaatcgtGCGATAGGAGGACGCAGCGTGCTTCAGCTCGCGCGGTGGGGGGATTCTCCGAGCTTTCGCCGTTTTCCGCTATCAAGTggcgcccccccccccccccccccccccaaagcTTGCCGCACCCCCGGCACCCCTATCATCGCTCGGCGCCATCCGCGAATTCTCTCCAATTCTGGATAACCAAAGCGAAGAGCCGCGGTTCTCGCATATCGACCTAGCGACCGGAGCCTCCTCGGCGCTAACCGCGTTCCGAAATCATCGATAATTCTTCCTTGCCCGTCCCATTGGAtcatgatttcttttttttttcttatcccaCGCTCAGGTCTCGCACAATCACCCGagtctcccccccccccccccccttcaccCCTCCTCGGACAGCGCAACGCCGTTTCTCGATTCCCATACTCTCGATTCAAGGTCATTTACTCGCGGCGCAATTGCACCAAGGGCCGTTCGTCCGTGTCGGCGATTCGTACAAATGATAAAACCTTACACGGGAAACTTGCACCCGGACCTCTCCGTCCGTTCCGTCACCCATACACCAAGACCCTTCGCGGGTCGTCGCGGGCTTGGTAACGGCACAGCTGTAGGCATCTCCTCGCTCTCTCGTCCCGACTGTACGCCTACCTACCTATAGGCATACCTTC
The Neodiprion fabricii isolate iyNeoFabr1 chromosome 5, iyNeoFabr1.1, whole genome shotgun sequence genome window above contains:
- the LOC124183033 gene encoding protein HEXIM1-like: MSARAVTNRQILHNITNMDDSQPLSTTADKSLGDGDGGVGAAADGGIRDVNGVVKSAPRLDPTPLNELAGGRGSPSRGENVNKKPRKTGGKFESGSGSGEQDAIDNAAAKKRKTRRGKPKHRKLKPYLKQQLSYGQRVRLRGIGSRVAKTGRQPTAPYNTTQFLMEDHSDLPDLEQKLAAGAGGEAVTVFQKPSAPPRTRDSSFSIDSDEDYFYSSPEDEEEFLTKEFSTAYEDLHAERLGGLTKTELIQEYIQLESKVELLTKRLRGKNFCQMEELEVSDTNGKYPQGAELEIARKLKHCQQRIDDLIQQNEQLRRENDALKGQRRGSVASTIDSESDSDSDTSTNSSSCSCAGDSPVPSANSVGNSQTAAAAVIGRKEQRRQTNGYGSSTVPADSSSCVCLTDSDSELSSSNGPENDGSRLTEATPGDRSATPPLSGNIISNGNATSQEVNGLPT